One window from the genome of Pelecanus crispus isolate bPelCri1 chromosome 13, bPelCri1.pri, whole genome shotgun sequence encodes:
- the DLG3 gene encoding disks large homolog 3 isoform X6 → MMNSSMSSGSGSLRTSEKRSLYVRVEKKERARLKTVKFHARTGMIESNRDFPGLSDDYYGAKNLKGQEDTILSYEPVTRQEIHYARPVIILGPTKDRINDDLISEFPHKFGSCVPHTTRPRRENEVDGQDYHFVVSREQMEKDIQDNKFIEAGQFNDNLYGTSIQSVRAVAERGKHCILDVSGNAIKRLQQAQLYPIAIFIKPKSIEALMEMNRRQTYEQANKVFDKAMKLEQEFGEYFTAIVQGDSLEEIYSKIKQIIEDQSGHYIWVPSPEKL, encoded by the exons ATGATGAACAGCAGCATgagctccggctccggctcACTCCGGACGAGCGAGAAGAGATCTCTCTATGTCCG GGTGGAAAAGAAGGAGAGAGCGCGGTTGAAAACGGTGAAGTTCCACGCCCGGACTGGCATGATTGAGTCCAACAGG GACTTCCCTGGGTTAAGTGACGATTATTATGGAGCAAAGAACCTGA AAGGACAAGAGGACACCATCCTGTCGTATGAGCCGGTGACGCGGCAAGAAA TTCATTATGCGAGGCCGGTGATCATCCTGGGGCCGACAAAGGACCGAATTAACGATGACCTCATCTCCGAATTCCCACACAAGTTTGGTTCCTGCGTGCCAC ACACCACCAGGCCTCGGCGCGAGAACGAGGTGGACGGACAAGATTACCACTTTGTCGTATCCCGTgagcagatggagaaagacaTCCAGGACAACAAGTTCATAGAGGCTGGGCAGTTCAATGACAATCTCTATGGGACCAGCATTCAGTCAGTGCGGGCAGTGGCAGAGAGG GGGAAACACTGCATCCTGGATGTGTCTGGCAATGCTATCAAGAGGTTGCAACAAGCACAACTTTATCCCATTGCCATTTTCATCAAACCAAAATCCATTGAAGCTCTCAT GGAGATGAACCGGAGACAGACATACGAACAGGCCAACAAGGTCTTTGATAAAGCCATGAAACTCGAGCAAGAGTTTGGAGAGTATTTTACAG ccATCGTACAAGGAGACTCTCTGGAAGAGATTTACAGCAAAATCAAGCAAATCATTGAGGACCAGTCTGGGCACTACATCTGGGTGCCGTCCCCAGAGAAACTCTGA